In Burkholderia savannae, one genomic interval encodes:
- a CDS encoding helix-turn-helix transcriptional regulator: MTRRADRLFQIAELLRGRRLTTAQQLADWLSVSPRTVYRDVRDLQLSGVPIEGEAGIGYRLNRAASLPPLTFTAEELAALAAGARMLETWGGARFAGGARSALAKIASAMPADKRATLDRLAVFAPSFHIDRAFSEKVDALHEAVDGRRVVSFAYCDRLGAQTTRRVWPLGLVYWGGRWTIGAWCELREDFRTFDIARMNEVAMHGPFPDQEGKRLADYLRKANAPVR; this comes from the coding sequence ATGACGCGCCGCGCCGACCGTCTGTTCCAAATCGCCGAGTTGCTGCGCGGCCGCCGCCTGACGACCGCGCAGCAACTCGCCGACTGGCTGTCGGTATCGCCGCGCACCGTGTATCGCGACGTGCGCGATCTGCAACTGTCGGGCGTGCCGATCGAAGGCGAAGCCGGGATCGGCTACCGCCTGAACCGCGCGGCGAGCCTGCCGCCCCTCACGTTCACCGCGGAAGAGCTCGCCGCGCTCGCGGCGGGCGCGCGGATGCTCGAGACGTGGGGCGGCGCGCGCTTCGCGGGCGGCGCGCGTTCGGCGCTCGCGAAGATCGCGTCGGCGATGCCCGCCGACAAGCGCGCGACGCTCGACCGGCTCGCGGTGTTCGCGCCGTCGTTTCACATCGACCGCGCGTTCTCGGAGAAAGTGGATGCGCTGCACGAAGCGGTCGACGGCCGCCGCGTCGTGAGCTTCGCGTACTGCGACCGGCTCGGCGCGCAGACGACGCGCCGCGTGTGGCCGCTCGGGCTCGTGTACTGGGGCGGGCGCTGGACGATCGGCGCGTGGTGCGAACTGCGCGAGGACTTCCGCACGTTCGACATCGCGCGCATGAACGAGGTCGCGATGCACGGCCCGTTTCCGGATCAGGAGGGCAAGCGGCTCGCCGACTATCTGCGCAAGGCGAACGCGCCCGTGCGCTGA
- a CDS encoding SRPBCC family protein, whose translation MDDPNSEPLAALAALAALAALDEIDEIDEIDETAETAETAERRIGKLGRRPQALANPQRGPGAARTDEDRETTMADPAYVYVTYIASTPERVFDALTNAELTKEYWCRHRNASPDWKPGSRWEHQDYDDPRTVDLVGDVIENDSPSRLVISWRFPTGSEDTRVTFAVEPFMDDAVRLTVKHENLVPDSDMDRGIRMGWPVVLSSLKTLLETGRPLAMTARRWHGDVEKK comes from the coding sequence TTGGATGACCCGAATTCCGAGCCGCTCGCCGCGCTCGCCGCGCTCGCCGCGCTCGCCGCGCTCGACGAGATCGACGAGATCGACGAGATCGACGAAACCGCCGAAACCGCCGAAACCGCCGAGCGCCGGATCGGCAAGCTCGGGCGCCGCCCGCAGGCGCTCGCCAATCCGCAACGCGGGCCCGGCGCGGCCCGCACCGATGAGGACAGGGAGACGACGATGGCTGACCCCGCTTATGTGTACGTGACATACATCGCATCGACGCCCGAGCGCGTGTTCGATGCGCTCACCAACGCGGAGCTGACGAAGGAGTACTGGTGCCGGCACCGCAACGCGTCGCCGGACTGGAAGCCCGGTTCGCGCTGGGAGCACCAGGATTACGACGATCCGCGCACGGTCGATCTCGTCGGCGACGTGATCGAGAACGATTCGCCGAGCCGGCTCGTGATCTCGTGGCGATTTCCGACCGGCAGCGAGGACACGCGCGTGACGTTCGCCGTCGAGCCGTTCATGGACGACGCGGTGCGCCTCACCGTGAAGCACGAGAATCTCGTGCCGGATTCGGACATGGACCGCGGAATCAGGATGGGCTGGCCCGTCGTGCTGTCGAGCCTGAAGACGCTGCTCGAGACGGGGCGGCCGCTCGCGATGACGGCGCGCCGTTGGCACGGTGACGTTGAAAAGAAATGA
- a CDS encoding NAD(P) transhydrogenase subunit alpha produces the protein MEIINHTVINVIIFVLAVYVGYHVVWNVTPALHTPLMAVTNAISAIVIVGAMLAAALTLGGVGKVFGTLAVALAAVNVFGGFLVTRRMLEMFKKKEPKQAGGKAKEGAR, from the coding sequence ATGGAGATCATCAATCACACGGTCATCAACGTGATCATCTTCGTGCTGGCGGTGTACGTCGGCTACCACGTGGTGTGGAACGTGACGCCCGCGCTGCATACGCCGCTGATGGCGGTGACGAACGCGATCTCGGCGATCGTGATCGTCGGCGCGATGCTCGCGGCCGCGCTCACGCTGGGCGGCGTCGGCAAGGTGTTCGGCACGCTCGCCGTCGCGCTCGCGGCGGTCAACGTGTTCGGCGGCTTCCTCGTGACGAGGCGCATGCTCGAGATGTTCAAGAAGAAGGAGCCGAAGCAGGCGGGCGGCAAGGCGAAGGAGGGCGCGCGATGA
- a CDS encoding site-specific recombinase, whose amino-acid sequence MFESLTTLIKKWRASRSASHQLDALLATADADAPYAERAEWLIELAHWLRRDGAMLAAAPAQAESGERTFAAHARLRYVLHVLDRNPEWKTNVARVLRGVLRESDGISLLCDAGMPVHSGFFGALVERIDSSLIPPAPNRRELAALFTLMFPSTPDAQWIDALPDDLLARLADLFAFDVTDKERHQPGSLSRDLLAALHNLTCQISSTGLSQTVRSRLSDEDARTPLEAQPFYRLTRAMLAVETAQAALDDGGAPSKLLHEVNYLRVLLDECRVSIDDVFSHLYRNGVSVDIVFQVERMRMRILRAETLLNAWMARDDLRGLARLTAELVDANQNSQSVSHLVRSNFALFARKLVETNADTGEHYISRGRAEYLRMLRAAAGGGLVTVVTVCIKFGITGAHLQSMLEGLLAGINYAASFMLMHFLHFTLATKQPAMTAPTLARELDGTGHDEGVKQFVSSVIALIRTQAAAICGNVLVVLPVCFAVQMFASSVLHANVISPEKAHATLKSFSLIGPTPIYAALTGVLLWASSLLAGWADNWFVLHRVGDALAYNRRLRITLGVAGAAKLAHFCRSNVAGVVANVGLGLMLGLVPAIVSAFAFSFEVRHVTLSAGSIGVALGVLGEETLRSAELWWAVAGVFSMAILNVAVSFALAFTMAVRSRSLRPTKVRALVAAIGRAVLARPASLVWPPRGAAASDSRAH is encoded by the coding sequence ATGTTCGAATCCCTGACGACCCTGATCAAGAAGTGGCGCGCGTCGCGCAGCGCGAGTCATCAGCTCGACGCGCTCCTCGCGACGGCCGACGCCGACGCTCCTTACGCGGAGCGCGCCGAATGGCTGATCGAGCTCGCGCACTGGCTGCGCCGCGACGGCGCGATGCTGGCCGCCGCGCCCGCGCAGGCCGAATCCGGCGAACGCACGTTCGCCGCGCACGCGCGGCTGCGCTACGTGCTCCACGTGCTCGATCGCAACCCCGAGTGGAAGACGAACGTCGCGCGCGTGCTGCGCGGCGTGCTGCGCGAAAGCGACGGCATCTCGCTGCTGTGCGACGCCGGAATGCCCGTGCATTCGGGCTTCTTCGGCGCGCTCGTCGAGCGGATCGACTCGTCGCTGATCCCGCCCGCGCCGAACCGCCGCGAGCTCGCCGCGCTGTTCACGCTGATGTTTCCGTCGACGCCCGACGCGCAATGGATCGACGCGCTGCCCGACGATCTGCTCGCGCGCCTGGCCGACCTGTTCGCGTTCGACGTGACCGACAAGGAGCGCCACCAGCCCGGCTCGCTCTCGCGCGACCTGCTCGCCGCGCTGCACAACCTCACGTGCCAGATCAGCTCGACGGGCCTGTCGCAGACGGTACGCAGCCGCCTGTCGGACGAGGACGCGCGCACGCCGCTCGAAGCGCAGCCGTTCTACCGGCTCACGCGCGCGATGCTCGCCGTCGAGACCGCGCAAGCCGCGCTCGACGACGGCGGCGCTCCGAGCAAGCTGCTGCACGAAGTCAACTATCTGCGCGTGCTGCTCGACGAGTGCCGCGTGTCGATCGACGACGTGTTCTCGCATCTGTACCGCAACGGCGTGTCGGTCGACATCGTGTTCCAGGTCGAGCGCATGCGCATGCGCATCCTGCGCGCGGAGACGCTGCTGAATGCGTGGATGGCGCGCGACGATCTGCGCGGCCTCGCGCGCCTGACGGCCGAGCTCGTCGACGCGAATCAAAACAGCCAGAGCGTGTCGCACCTCGTGCGCAGCAACTTCGCCCTCTTCGCGCGCAAGCTCGTCGAGACCAACGCCGACACCGGCGAGCACTACATCTCGCGCGGCCGCGCCGAGTATCTGAGGATGCTGCGGGCGGCGGCGGGCGGCGGGCTCGTGACGGTCGTGACCGTCTGCATCAAGTTCGGGATCACGGGCGCGCACCTGCAATCGATGCTCGAAGGGCTGCTCGCCGGCATCAACTACGCGGCGAGCTTCATGCTGATGCACTTCCTGCATTTCACGCTCGCGACGAAGCAGCCCGCGATGACCGCGCCGACGCTCGCGCGCGAGCTCGACGGCACCGGCCACGACGAAGGCGTGAAGCAGTTCGTGTCGTCGGTGATCGCGCTGATCCGCACGCAGGCGGCCGCGATCTGCGGCAACGTGCTCGTCGTGCTGCCCGTCTGCTTCGCCGTGCAGATGTTCGCGAGCAGCGTGCTGCACGCGAACGTGATTTCGCCGGAGAAGGCGCACGCGACGCTGAAGTCGTTCTCGCTCATCGGCCCGACGCCGATCTACGCGGCGCTGACGGGCGTGCTGCTGTGGGCGTCGAGCCTGCTTGCCGGCTGGGCCGACAACTGGTTCGTGCTGCATCGCGTCGGCGACGCGCTCGCGTACAACCGCCGCCTGCGGATCACGCTCGGCGTCGCGGGCGCGGCGAAGCTCGCGCATTTCTGCCGCTCGAACGTGGCGGGCGTGGTCGCCAACGTCGGGCTCGGGCTGATGCTCGGCCTCGTGCCGGCGATCGTCAGCGCATTCGCGTTCTCGTTCGAGGTGCGGCACGTGACGCTCTCCGCAGGCTCGATCGGCGTCGCGCTCGGCGTGCTCGGCGAGGAAACGCTGCGCTCGGCCGAGCTGTGGTGGGCGGTTGCGGGCGTCTTCAGCATGGCGATCCTCAACGTCGCGGTGAGCTTCGCGCTCGCGTTCACGATGGCGGTGCGCTCGCGCAGCCTGCGGCCGACGAAGGTGCGCGCGCTCGTCGCCGCGATCGGCCGCGCCGTGCTCGCGCGGCCGGCGAGCCTCGTCTGGCCGCCGCGCGGCGCCGCGGCAAGCGATTCCCGCGCGCACTGA
- a CDS encoding VOC family protein, giving the protein MTTANSERVIAWFDIPSVDFDRAIRFYETVLQTALQREVIGGVPTAVFVHPEAATGGAVVYDPQRLKPGADGTVVYLNANGPVTAALERAKRAGGIVQGSVIELPNNYGYIGYLVDTEGNRVGLHSLKCS; this is encoded by the coding sequence ATGACTACCGCAAACAGCGAACGCGTGATCGCCTGGTTCGACATTCCGTCAGTCGATTTCGACCGCGCGATCCGCTTCTACGAGACCGTGCTGCAAACGGCGTTGCAGCGCGAGGTGATCGGCGGCGTGCCGACCGCGGTCTTCGTGCATCCGGAGGCGGCCACGGGCGGCGCGGTCGTCTACGATCCGCAGCGACTGAAGCCGGGCGCGGACGGCACCGTCGTCTACCTGAACGCGAACGGCCCGGTGACGGCCGCGCTCGAGCGTGCGAAGCGCGCGGGCGGCATCGTGCAGGGCTCGGTGATCGAGCTGCCGAACAACTACGGCTACATCGGCTATCTCGTCGACACCGAAGGCAATCGCGTCGGCCTGCATTCGCTCAAATGCAGTTGA
- a CDS encoding NAD(P)(+) transhydrogenase (Re/Si-specific) subunit beta produces MSMNVVTLLYLVASVCFIQALKGLSNPKSARRGNLFGMVGMAIAILTTVALIAKQAAWLGANLPLGLGLVFGALVIGGAVGSVIAARVEMTKMPELVAAMHSLIGLAAVCIAVAVVAEPEAFGLVPQDASSPNFIPYGNRIELFIGTFVGAITFSGSVIAFGKLSGKYKFRLFQGAPVVYPGQHLVNLMLALAMLGFGALFFLTQSWLPFGIMTAIAFALGVLIIIPIGGADMPVVVSMLNSYSGWAAAGIGFSLNNAMLIIAGSLVGSSGAILSYIMCHAMNRSFFNVILGGFGGDAGAASAGGEKEQRPVKSGSAEDASFMLGNAESVVIVPGYGLAVARAQHALKELTDKLVEKGIDVRYAIHPVAGRMPGHMNVLLAEAEVPYEIVHEMEDINGEFGQVDVVLVLGANDVVNPAAKNDPKSPIAGMPIIEAYKARTVIVNKRSMAAGYAGLDNELFYMDKTMMVFGDAKKVIEDMVKSVE; encoded by the coding sequence ATGAGCATGAACGTCGTCACGTTGCTGTACCTCGTCGCGTCGGTGTGCTTCATCCAGGCGCTCAAGGGGCTGTCGAATCCGAAGAGCGCTAGACGAGGCAATCTATTCGGAATGGTCGGGATGGCGATCGCGATCCTGACCACCGTCGCGCTGATCGCGAAGCAGGCCGCGTGGCTCGGCGCGAACCTGCCGCTCGGGCTCGGGCTCGTGTTCGGCGCGCTCGTGATCGGCGGCGCGGTGGGCTCGGTGATCGCCGCGCGCGTCGAGATGACGAAGATGCCCGAGCTCGTCGCGGCGATGCACTCGCTGATCGGTCTCGCGGCCGTGTGCATCGCGGTCGCGGTGGTCGCGGAGCCGGAGGCGTTCGGGCTCGTGCCGCAGGACGCGAGCTCGCCGAACTTCATCCCGTACGGCAACCGGATCGAGTTGTTCATCGGCACGTTCGTCGGCGCGATCACGTTCTCCGGCTCGGTGATCGCGTTCGGCAAGCTGTCGGGCAAGTACAAGTTCCGGCTGTTCCAGGGCGCGCCCGTCGTCTATCCGGGCCAGCATCTGGTGAACCTGATGCTCGCGCTCGCGATGCTCGGCTTCGGCGCTCTGTTCTTCCTCACGCAATCGTGGCTGCCGTTCGGAATCATGACGGCGATCGCGTTCGCGCTCGGCGTGCTGATCATCATTCCGATCGGCGGCGCGGACATGCCGGTCGTCGTGTCGATGCTGAACTCGTACTCGGGGTGGGCGGCGGCGGGCATCGGCTTCTCGCTGAACAACGCGATGCTGATCATCGCGGGCTCGCTCGTCGGCTCGTCGGGCGCGATCCTGTCGTACATCATGTGCCACGCGATGAACCGCTCGTTCTTCAACGTGATCCTGGGCGGCTTCGGCGGCGATGCGGGCGCGGCGTCGGCGGGCGGCGAGAAGGAACAGCGGCCGGTGAAGTCGGGCTCGGCGGAGGACGCGTCGTTCATGCTCGGCAACGCCGAATCGGTCGTGATCGTGCCGGGCTATGGCCTGGCGGTGGCGCGCGCTCAGCACGCGCTGAAGGAGCTGACCGACAAGCTCGTCGAGAAGGGCATCGACGTGCGCTACGCGATTCATCCGGTCGCGGGGCGGATGCCGGGCCACATGAACGTGCTGCTCGCGGAAGCCGAAGTGCCGTACGAGATCGTCCACGAGATGGAGGACATCAACGGCGAATTCGGGCAGGTGGACGTCGTGCTCGTGCTCGGCGCGAACGACGTCGTGAATCCGGCGGCGAAGAACGATCCGAAATCGCCGATCGCGGGGATGCCGATCATCGAGGCGTACAAGGCGCGCACGGTGATCGTCAACAAGCGGTCGATGGCGGCGGGCTACGCGGGCCTCGACAACGAGCTCTTCTACATGGACAAGACGATGATGGTCTTCGGCGACGCGAAGAAGGTGATCGAGGACATGGTGAAGTCGGTCGAGTGA
- a CDS encoding THUMP domain-containing class I SAM-dependent RNA methyltransferase encodes MSSPTLFDFFAPCPRGLEAALAAELAEIAARHAIAPYDAGEQVPGGVHFRGGWAAGMAANLHSRIASRVLLKIAHRPYRNEQDVYALALEQPWERWFASTQTLRVDITAIKSPLKSLEFATLRVKDAICDRLREKTGARPSVDTAQPDVRVFAFLTAGDCTLYLDTSGEPLFKRGWRLDKGAAPLRENLAAGILRLTGWMPGTPLYDPMCGSGTFVAEAAQIALGVAPGIERRFGFEKLKQYDITAWQALKVAAMDAKRAARGKRDDLLVFGSDISGDMLEKTRANLERAGVPSLWLKQLDARNMAPPVETPGVIVTNPPYGERIEVRGRGPRGDARETGRNRGGDDAFRRTHTDAPDGEFFRAVGDALKQRFTGWQAFMLSSDRTLPGQLRLRESAKTPLFNGALECRLFRFDLIAGSVRQRPAAADGDGDGE; translated from the coding sequence ATGTCCTCGCCGACCCTATTCGACTTCTTCGCTCCCTGCCCGCGCGGGCTCGAAGCCGCGCTCGCCGCCGAGCTCGCGGAAATCGCCGCGCGCCATGCGATCGCCCCGTACGACGCGGGCGAGCAGGTGCCGGGCGGCGTCCATTTCCGCGGCGGCTGGGCGGCCGGCATGGCGGCCAACCTGCATTCGCGGATCGCGAGCCGCGTGCTGCTGAAGATCGCGCACCGTCCGTACCGCAACGAGCAGGACGTCTACGCGCTCGCGCTCGAGCAGCCTTGGGAGCGCTGGTTCGCGTCGACGCAGACGCTGCGCGTCGACATCACCGCGATCAAGTCGCCGCTGAAGAGCCTCGAATTCGCGACGCTGCGCGTGAAGGACGCGATCTGCGACCGCCTGCGCGAGAAGACGGGCGCGCGCCCGAGCGTCGACACCGCGCAGCCGGACGTTCGCGTATTCGCGTTCCTGACGGCCGGCGACTGCACGCTTTACCTCGATACGTCGGGCGAGCCGCTATTCAAGCGCGGCTGGCGCCTCGACAAGGGCGCGGCGCCGCTGCGCGAGAACCTCGCGGCGGGCATCCTGCGCCTGACCGGCTGGATGCCCGGCACGCCGCTGTACGACCCGATGTGCGGCAGCGGCACGTTCGTCGCGGAAGCCGCGCAGATCGCGCTCGGCGTGGCGCCGGGCATCGAGCGCCGCTTCGGCTTCGAGAAGCTCAAGCAGTACGACATCACCGCGTGGCAGGCGCTGAAGGTCGCGGCGATGGACGCGAAGCGCGCGGCGCGCGGCAAGCGCGATGACCTGCTCGTCTTCGGCAGCGACATCTCCGGCGACATGCTCGAGAAGACGCGCGCGAACCTCGAGCGCGCGGGCGTGCCGTCGCTGTGGCTCAAGCAGCTCGACGCGCGCAACATGGCGCCGCCCGTCGAAACGCCAGGCGTGATCGTCACGAACCCGCCGTACGGCGAACGGATCGAGGTGCGCGGCCGCGGCCCACGCGGCGACGCGCGCGAGACGGGGAGAAACCGCGGCGGCGACGACGCGTTCCGCCGCACGCACACCGACGCGCCCGACGGCGAATTCTTCCGCGCGGTGGGCGACGCGCTCAAGCAGCGCTTCACCGGCTGGCAGGCGTTCATGCTGAGCTCGGACCGCACGCTGCCGGGCCAGCTGCGGCTGCGCGAATCGGCGAAGACGCCGCTCTTCAACGGCGCGCTCGAGTGCCGGCTGTTCCGCTTCGATCTGATCGCGGGCAGCGTCCGGCAGCGCCCGGCGGCCGCCGACGGCGACGGCGACGGCGAGTAA